A segment of the Populus alba chromosome 9, ASM523922v2, whole genome shotgun sequence genome:
GAGGAGCCGATATCGGTGGCGTTGGTGACACTGAGGCTGGCCTTGGTGTTAGAGGAGTTGAGTTTGCACCAGGCCTTGGTGTCACGGGAGTAGAGTTTGCATCAACAGCTTcacccatttttttcttttcctacgGTGTTCTCTTGGTCCTCCCTTAATTTGCCCACAAATTAATTAGTGaagtaaactatatatatagagaCCATGATTTCCTATTTGATGCACTAAAACTTTCCATACCCCCATATGGTCTTAAAATGCGTGTAAATAAGAAACAATACTTTTGGATAATTTGTAAAATCTCTCGTCTAAAGAAAGGGCTACAATAATATTCCAAAAGGGTTCGAAgacctgaaaaaaaattaaagatctgTAGCAGCCAGCCATACAGAGCAAGACCAGCTATTCTTGTAAGACTAGTGCCCTTCTACTGCCGGTCCTGCTACGTTGGCTGCAAAGATTTTTGTCAGCACATTACAGGATGCATACCCCATGCATTAACTAAAAAATGTCCTTATCTTTATCTGGCTTTGACTTGTAATTTGGAATCAGTCCTAGCTACTAGCTAAAAGCTCAAGCAAGCCTTTCTTGAAACCATTATCAagtatatagttaaaaataaattaagttgcTTAATTGGAGTTGCCTTTGATGCCAATGCATAACCTAGCTACCATTTACATATGACGCTGACGGTGAGTTTGATTGATTAATCTCACACTAAAAAAGTGAGTTTACAAGGGTGATTAGGGGGAAAGCACGTGTAGACAGCACATACCACATGGTGCAtgtcttaatttaattaattgttttcgcATAGCACaagctaattaattatataagattAAAATCAAAGATTCTTGATGCCCAGAAAAGTTACAAATCCCTTCCCAATTGCCATTAGGTGTGAAggctgattaaaaaaattaatcatcataACATCAAATTATTGGTCAAGTGGGCAAATGTGTGCCATGCTTTACACATTATTTTCCTTTGACGCCAGTCGAATTGGTAAAGGAATTATCAATGTTTGTTTGTCCCTTGCATCCTCCTAATTACAGGTTACTTTACTAAAGCATGATGGCCCTAGCTAAAGATAAAATTGTtgatttatatgtatattttatattttatagaaatCTGATTATTAAAGTAAAGAGGATcaacaacaatattaaaaactatttaaagtgTTCCTACAAGGAAAATATGTGAAACAAGAGAAAAATCGGGGAGAAAAGTATTAATCGTTGAATTTCAAGCAAGTCTGCTGCTGAAAATAGATATGAAGCAACCTGGATTGTTCCCATGGCACTTATAACAGCATGGTCAACAACATGTAGCTCTTGCCTGACTTCTTTGGGAGCAGTAAAATCCCTTTCATACTGTACGTGAATTAGTTATAAAGGGAAAATGAGCAGAGATTCTTGGGAACATTTTCCACTTCTaatcttcttgtaaatcattcaCATAACGTagctgcaaaatattttttcaaatctgaggtaatatatatatatattagatgatCAGAACTTAGAATTCAGATTCTATCTGATGTCaacaattttaataattaaatatgctAAGTCCACCGAAAGGTTTGAGTTTTCTTTCCCTTACGTATATCATCTCAATATTTACATAGAGAAACATTGCAATGTCTAAACTgggaaaaataattgttttcttttgacaGTTGATGGGAAGATGTGAGTCAGTTTGAGATTGTGCATGAAAAGGAGGGCTAatctgaattattattttatcttgtttcttGGGATGAAAATTGCAATCACGtaatcaagaaatttactaaAATCATATAGAATGATCAACACATTCCAGTTTGTTAGaatctttaatttaataatcagTTCATGGTCAAATATAATAAGGTGTATGATTCGgcggggaaaaaaataatatgtatagaTGTTCTTATGATCCATGATAGAATTTTACACGAAAAAAATTCTATGTTGCCGGCTGGCGGCCAGCTTGGACCGCATATACTAATTTGAATAATTAAGATTAATTGTTTTACAAGTGGCTGTAGCTAGTTGTTATTTAGAGAATGATGAAGACCTGTATTTTATTGTACGAGCACTGCATTTTAGAAAGAGACTTGGCAACGTAGGAATTTATGGCATCAGCTAACGATACCGACAACTTCAAATTGAACTGCAACTTGCACCAGGATTTGACCCTAATTCTCCAGCCTCAGAATGAAAGTAAGCATATGATTATATAAAACACTACAAGTTACccaggaaaataaaatttagtaatCATGAGATTATGATTAGATATCACGCAAAAGATGCAATAATATATGTACTTTGCAAGGAAATGCTATAGGCTGGTTTGCAGCTGCACGTTGCTTCTAATGATTAGCTTCTTGCGGTTGGTTATGCCACAAGAACATGAATTTCTCAcgaattttctcaattttttggtGTAAATGATCTGAATCTCTTATTGGTGCTGCATATAGTTCAGAGATACCATCGATCTAGCTCGaagaccaaaaagaaaaaagtctaGAAACTCGAAAGGCAATTTCTGGCATTAATTAGTCTCTGGCCTCAGAATACTcaagtatatatatacaagaaaatGGAATATTAATGGAGTACTAATTATGCTCTTAACATCATTAATTTTGGCACTAGCTAAATAAACTGAGCTTtcggtatatatatttttgtgctGCCACACAATGGAACTTGAATGCAATAGAAATATTGATATCTCAAGGGTTCCCTTTGAATGGATCTCTAAATTAAGAAGCTTTATTTGGTTAGAATCTAACTAGCTTCAAGTGATTCCATACTATTCCTTGATGCTTTCATTTTATtcgagaaaaaataattaattaataatcaagcAAAAAGAAAGTTTGGTTGGCGTTTTTGAAAGTCTATTCACTATTATAAAATTTGTGTGGTACTCTCGATCAGAAACTATATACTAAAGACTGCTGGCTAGTTTGCCCTTGACTGGGACAAGAAGACAATGAACATGATCTGCTACTAATTACTGACATAAGCATAGCCTTTTCGATTTCTCTGTCGACTCTCCCTTGGATCGAAGAACATACATATTCCATGAAGACTGCATCACATGGTAATGTGATCGGCCCGTCGCCTGGCAGGCCAAATTCTTCCTCAGACATTACCAAGAGTTGTCTAACAATGTTGTTGTTAAGGTATGAAATAGGAAACATGAAACGTCTTTGATCAGCTGTGTAGACAACAAAATGGCCCTTATCCGCCACTGTTGACATGTTGCTACCGCTAGCACTTGCATTACTATGGTTTCTTTGTAACGAAATTCTTTTCGTCTTTAGGGCAGCTAGACTTTGCCACTTCCTTGCCATCTTGATAAGTTTCACGGGGGTGATCATTTTGCTTTGAGCTAGTGAGATCTAGaggagaagaggaggagattcAGTAATTCTTGGTGATTATTGAAATGGGATTTTTGAGTTGAGAAGGAACTGGCAATGCACTC
Coding sequences within it:
- the LOC118058875 gene encoding auxin-responsive protein SAUR68, producing MITPVKLIKMARKWQSLAALKTKRISLQRNHSNASASGSNMSTVADKGHFVVYTADQRRFMFPISYLNNNIVRQLLVMSEEEFGLPGDGPITLPCDAVFMEYVCSSIQGRVDREIEKAMLMSVISSRSCSLSSCPSQGQTSQQSLVYSF